A genomic segment from uncultured Desulfuromonas sp. encodes:
- a CDS encoding EF-hand domain-containing protein, with translation MKDDSQTIMRRYCPVERSYLVIVLLAVVLSCILFTRAQAISSGASSSGQRPLDVLYNAADSDGNGLISESEWHTVMQKRFEEMDTNGDQQVSLEEMAASRDTAKQRFRTLRQSGRYR, from the coding sequence ATGAAAGACGACTCTCAGACCATAATGCGACGCTATTGTCCCGTTGAGCGCAGTTATTTGGTGATCGTTCTGTTGGCGGTGGTTCTGTCGTGTATTCTGTTTACCCGGGCACAAGCCATTTCTTCGGGGGCCAGCTCATCGGGGCAGCGTCCTCTGGATGTGCTGTACAATGCTGCGGACAGTGACGGTAATGGATTGATCAGTGAAAGCGAATGGCATACGGTAATGCAAAAACGCTTTGAAGAGATGGATACCAATGGCGATCAGCAGGTTTCTTTAGAGGAGATGGCAGCCAGTCGTGACACCGCCAAACAACGCTTCCGGACCCTGCGGCAATCCGGAAGGTACCGGTGA
- a CDS encoding selenium metabolism-associated LysR family transcriptional regulator, whose translation MDIRRLEVFCKVVDLGSFTRAAEAALLSQPSVSEHIRTLEEHYNEKLIDRLGRRAQPTHAGKILYQYARRIIQLKDEADQAIKQFQGNLSGKLAVGASTIPGAYLLPPLIDSFKSCYSSIELMLKISGTTAVVEEILKGTLELGLIGTMWKDQRVECEEMFSDELVLTVYPDHPWAKRSSVYPGELLEVPFILREPGSGTRIEMTQGLKKAGVEVPHFQVVAEVGSNEAVRQGVRARIGVAILSSLSVSEDIERGSLVSVPIEGVTMPRSFYLVQRRNRQLSPLATAFYNHLKERC comes from the coding sequence GTGGATATCCGTCGACTTGAAGTTTTTTGCAAAGTTGTTGACCTTGGAAGCTTTACCAGAGCCGCTGAAGCGGCTTTACTTTCTCAACCCTCGGTCAGCGAACATATTCGGACATTGGAAGAGCATTACAACGAGAAGCTGATTGACCGCCTCGGTCGACGTGCTCAACCAACTCATGCCGGTAAAATTCTCTATCAGTATGCCCGACGGATCATCCAGCTTAAAGATGAAGCGGATCAGGCGATCAAGCAATTCCAGGGGAATTTGTCGGGTAAGCTTGCTGTGGGCGCCAGTACGATTCCAGGTGCCTACCTGCTGCCGCCGCTTATTGACAGCTTTAAATCGTGCTATTCAAGTATTGAATTGATGCTGAAAATTTCCGGGACGACAGCCGTTGTTGAAGAGATTCTTAAAGGCACCCTGGAACTCGGGCTCATTGGCACCATGTGGAAGGATCAACGCGTCGAGTGTGAAGAGATGTTTTCCGATGAGCTGGTGCTGACGGTTTATCCTGACCATCCCTGGGCAAAGCGTTCTTCCGTTTATCCGGGGGAATTGCTTGAAGTCCCGTTTATCTTGCGCGAGCCGGGATCGGGAACCCGCATTGAGATGACTCAGGGACTGAAAAAAGCAGGTGTAGAAGTTCCCCATTTTCAGGTGGTTGCTGAAGTGGGTAGCAATGAAGCGGTTCGTCAGGGGGTGCGTGCTCGTATTGGTGTGGCGATCTTATCTTCGTTATCCGTGTCGGAAGATATTGAACGTGGCAGCCTCGTATCAGTGCCGATTGAAGGGGTGACCATGCCGCGCTCTTTCTATCTGGTCCAGCGTCGTAATCGTCAACTCAGCCCTCTGGCGACGGCTTTCTACAATCACCTCAAAGAACGTTGCTAA
- a CDS encoding pyruvate carboxylase: protein MAVKQFKKIMAANRGEIAIRIFRACTELGISTLAIYSEEDKLSLHRYKADEAYQIGKGKGPIDAYLGIEEIVELARAKGVDAIHPGYGFLSENPEFAEACERAGITFIGPTAEIQRRLGNKVAARHVALAAGVPVVPGTEDPVKTEEDALLFAKDCGYPIMVKAASGGGGRGMRVARNKEELLEGLKSAASEAKAAFGDGTVFLEKFIENPKHIEVQIMGDTHGNIVHYFERDCSIQRRHQKVIELAPSPSLTQEKREEVCAHAMKIANEVGYVNAGTVEFLMDKEGKFYFIETNPRIQVEHTVTELVTMRNLVQTQIRVAEGYKLSDPEIGVEKQEDIELRGYAIQCRVTTEDPANNFAPDFGTIKAYRTAVGFGVRLDAANGYSGSRITPHYDSLLVKVSTWGLSFKDACRTMNRALQEFRVRGVKTNIGFLENVVNHEPFLTGQCDTSYLDKHPELFDIRQKKDRANKLLHYIGHVSVNGYPNIKKRLHFKDLHEADIPHIRPEAIRPRGTRDILMAKGPKGLADWALNEKRLLLTDTTMRDAHQSLLATRVRTYDLDKIAEATSHLAGGLFSLEMWGGATFDVSMRFLTEDPWERLDRLRSKIPNLLFQMLLRGSNAVGYTNYADNVVEDFVEKAAAGGIDVFRIFDSLNWTKGMRVAMEAVQKNNAICEAAMCYTGDITDPKRDKYPLEYYVNMAKELEKMGAHILGIKDMAGLLKPFAAEKLIKALKNEISIPVHLHTHDTSGNGGTMLLMAAQAGVDIVDTALSSISGLTSQPSMNGLLSTLEGTIWDPCVDNEGMQTLANYWETVRTYYEPFESELRSSTAQVYYHEIPGGQYSNYKPQVEGLGLGHRWEECKQMYREVNDMFGDLVKVTPSSKIVGDMAMFMVQNNLKPQDVMERGHELTFPQGVVDFFKGMLGQPYGGFPQELQKIILKDEQPFTHRPGEFLEPVDFAAKKQELEKKVGHPVLDRDVSSAVLYPGVFEEFDRHRQEYSDTSVLPTPVYFYGLDVGDEVSIEIQPGKTLIVTLTAISKVHSDGTRNIYFELNGEPRQIKVKDLSVESDESEHVKAEKGNDREVGAPMPGKIFKLNVGVGDEVKEGDTLIVTEAMKMETNIKAKIDGVIKEVLYKEGDQVQQDDLLIVIE from the coding sequence ATGGCAGTAAAACAGTTTAAAAAGATTATGGCCGCCAACCGTGGCGAGATCGCCATCCGGATTTTTCGCGCCTGTACTGAGCTGGGTATCAGTACTCTTGCGATCTATTCAGAAGAAGACAAACTGTCTTTGCACCGTTACAAGGCGGATGAAGCCTATCAGATCGGCAAAGGCAAGGGGCCTATTGATGCCTATCTCGGTATCGAAGAAATTGTCGAATTGGCACGTGCCAAAGGGGTTGATGCGATTCATCCGGGTTACGGGTTTCTTTCGGAAAATCCAGAGTTTGCTGAAGCCTGCGAACGTGCCGGTATCACCTTCATTGGTCCCACCGCTGAAATTCAGCGTCGTCTCGGCAACAAAGTGGCGGCTCGCCACGTTGCTTTAGCTGCCGGTGTTCCAGTTGTTCCGGGAACGGAAGATCCGGTTAAAACCGAAGAGGATGCCCTGCTGTTTGCCAAAGATTGCGGTTACCCGATCATGGTCAAGGCGGCTTCCGGCGGTGGTGGCCGTGGTATGCGTGTCGCACGCAACAAGGAGGAGTTGCTTGAAGGTCTGAAATCGGCAGCCTCCGAGGCGAAAGCTGCTTTTGGTGACGGCACGGTATTTCTCGAGAAATTTATCGAGAATCCCAAGCATATTGAAGTGCAGATCATGGGGGATACCCATGGCAATATCGTCCATTACTTCGAGCGCGATTGCTCGATTCAGCGTCGCCACCAAAAAGTCATTGAGCTGGCTCCGTCGCCGTCACTGACGCAGGAAAAACGCGAGGAAGTCTGTGCTCACGCGATGAAAATCGCCAATGAAGTGGGCTATGTCAATGCCGGAACCGTTGAATTTCTCATGGATAAAGAAGGGAAATTCTATTTCATTGAAACCAACCCGCGGATCCAGGTTGAGCATACCGTCACAGAGTTGGTGACCATGCGTAACCTGGTACAGACTCAGATTCGTGTCGCAGAAGGCTACAAGCTCTCAGATCCAGAGATTGGTGTCGAGAAGCAGGAGGATATTGAACTGCGTGGTTATGCCATTCAGTGCCGTGTGACCACCGAAGATCCGGCCAATAATTTTGCCCCGGATTTCGGGACGATCAAAGCATATCGCACCGCAGTAGGCTTTGGCGTGCGTCTTGACGCTGCTAATGGTTACTCCGGTTCACGCATCACCCCGCACTACGACTCACTGTTGGTTAAGGTCTCGACCTGGGGCCTGTCGTTCAAGGATGCCTGCCGTACCATGAATCGTGCGCTGCAGGAATTCCGTGTGCGTGGCGTCAAGACCAATATCGGCTTTTTGGAAAACGTGGTTAATCACGAGCCGTTCCTTACCGGCCAGTGCGATACATCATATCTGGATAAACATCCGGAACTGTTTGACATCCGTCAGAAAAAAGACCGCGCCAACAAGCTGCTCCATTACATCGGCCATGTGTCGGTGAACGGCTACCCCAATATTAAGAAACGCCTGCATTTCAAAGATTTGCATGAGGCGGATATCCCGCATATTCGGCCGGAAGCGATTCGCCCGCGCGGCACCCGCGATATCCTGATGGCTAAAGGTCCCAAAGGGCTGGCGGACTGGGCGTTGAACGAAAAGCGCCTTTTGCTGACCGACACCACCATGCGTGACGCCCATCAGTCGTTGCTGGCGACCCGCGTGCGTACCTACGATTTGGATAAGATCGCTGAGGCGACCAGCCATCTGGCCGGTGGACTATTCTCGCTGGAGATGTGGGGTGGGGCGACCTTTGACGTGTCCATGCGTTTCCTTACCGAGGATCCCTGGGAGCGTTTGGATCGTCTGCGCAGCAAGATTCCCAACCTGCTGTTCCAGATGCTGCTGCGCGGTTCCAACGCCGTCGGTTACACCAACTATGCCGACAATGTGGTCGAGGATTTCGTTGAGAAGGCTGCTGCCGGTGGTATCGACGTGTTCCGTATTTTCGACTCCCTGAACTGGACCAAAGGGATGCGTGTGGCCATGGAAGCGGTGCAGAAGAATAATGCCATCTGCGAAGCGGCCATGTGCTACACCGGGGACATTACCGATCCCAAGCGCGACAAGTATCCGCTGGAATACTATGTCAATATGGCCAAGGAACTGGAGAAGATGGGCGCGCACATCCTTGGCATCAAGGATATGGCCGGTCTGCTCAAGCCGTTTGCCGCTGAAAAGCTGATCAAGGCGCTGAAAAACGAGATCAGTATTCCGGTGCACCTGCATACCCACGATACGTCCGGCAATGGCGGCACCATGCTGCTGATGGCGGCCCAGGCTGGAGTGGATATCGTCGATACCGCGTTGTCCTCCATCTCCGGTCTGACCTCGCAGCCGAGCATGAACGGCCTGCTGTCGACTCTGGAAGGCACCATCTGGGATCCCTGTGTCGACAACGAAGGCATGCAGACCCTGGCCAACTACTGGGAGACGGTGCGCACCTACTACGAGCCGTTTGAATCGGAACTGCGTTCCAGTACCGCTCAGGTCTACTACCATGAGATCCCCGGTGGTCAGTATTCCAACTACAAGCCGCAGGTTGAGGGCCTCGGTCTCGGTCATCGCTGGGAAGAGTGCAAGCAGATGTACCGTGAGGTCAATGACATGTTTGGCGATCTGGTCAAGGTCACTCCGTCGTCGAAAATCGTCGGTGACATGGCCATGTTCATGGTCCAGAACAATCTCAAGCCGCAGGATGTCATGGAGCGCGGCCACGAGCTGACCTTCCCGCAGGGCGTTGTCGACTTTTTCAAAGGGATGCTTGGCCAGCCGTACGGCGGCTTCCCGCAAGAGCTGCAGAAGATTATCCTCAAAGACGAGCAGCCGTTTACCCACCGCCCCGGTGAGTTCCTGGAACCGGTGGATTTTGCCGCCAAGAAACAGGAGCTGGAGAAGAAGGTCGGCCATCCGGTTCTCGACCGCGATGTCTCCTCGGCGGTGCTTTATCCCGGCGTGTTTGAGGAATTTGACCGCCATCGTCAGGAGTACAGCGATACCTCTGTGCTGCCGACACCGGTGTACTTCTACGGCCTCGATGTCGGCGATGAGGTCAGCATTGAGATTCAACCGGGTAAAACCCTGATCGTCACGCTGACTGCCATCAGCAAGGTGCATTCGGACGGTACCCGCAACATCTACTTTGAACTCAATGGTGAACCGCGCCAGATCAAGGTCAAAGACCTGTCGGTGGAAAGCGATGAGAGCGAACACGTCAAGGCGGAAAAAGGCAACGACCGCGAGGTTGGCGCACCGATGCCGGGCAAAATCTTCAAGCTTAATGTCGGTGTTGGCGATGAAGTGAAAGAGGGTGATACCCTGATTGTCACTGAAGCCATGAAGATGGAGACCAACATCAAGGCCAAGATTGACGGCGTGATCAAGGAAGTGTTGTACAAAGAAGGTGATCAGGTGCAACAGGATGATCTGCTCATCGTGATCGAATAG
- a CDS encoding RNA polymerase sigma factor, whose protein sequence is MNENVARICQEEEDDQKIVRQVLAGQHDVFEQLMTRYQNYVFKIVSGILPNDVVEETAQDVFIEVYRSLAKYNQQMPFKKWLAGIAVHRSYDYWRRYYRSKEVPLSALTPDHQEWIDGVISHHATEQFERSEARQEARELLHYALSDLTEKDRIALTLVYLEGLTVKEAAKVLGWSAINVRVRAHRSREKMRQKLAPLICGEENNG, encoded by the coding sequence ATGAACGAAAACGTTGCGCGCATCTGTCAGGAAGAGGAAGACGATCAGAAGATTGTCCGACAGGTTCTTGCAGGTCAGCATGACGTGTTTGAGCAATTGATGACCCGCTACCAGAACTACGTGTTCAAGATTGTTTCGGGAATTCTGCCCAATGATGTGGTCGAAGAAACGGCACAGGATGTTTTTATCGAGGTGTATCGTTCGCTGGCGAAATACAACCAGCAGATGCCGTTTAAAAAATGGCTTGCCGGGATCGCAGTCCATCGCAGTTATGACTATTGGCGGCGCTATTATCGCTCCAAGGAGGTGCCGCTAAGCGCCTTGACACCGGACCATCAGGAGTGGATTGACGGGGTGATTTCCCATCATGCCACAGAGCAGTTTGAGCGAAGTGAGGCCCGTCAAGAGGCCAGAGAATTACTCCATTACGCCCTGTCTGACCTGACAGAAAAAGATCGGATTGCTCTGACTCTGGTGTATTTAGAGGGTCTGACCGTCAAGGAAGCCGCTAAAGTCCTGGGCTGGAGTGCCATCAACGTGCGTGTTCGAGCCCATCGCTCACGGGAAAAAATGCGGCAAAAATTGGCTCCGTTAATTTGTGGGGAGGAAAACAATGGGTGA
- a CDS encoding ABC transporter substrate-binding protein, with amino-acid sequence MKTVLSSFVLLLVLATSSLARDIVDMAGRAVTVPDHIERVVGCVAPVNWMIYAVAPMKLAAFTSAPSQTDWEILDPRLHDRPVIGSFLGGQGVNKETLLALRPDVVVFWGWGKSPVAQRWLQQLNQWHIPVVFVAMDRLEQYPATLEFLGELLGEPERGKTLANYGRSVLAEVTATVATIPASRVKSVYYAQGPDGLETEPEHSFHAELIPLSGGVNVHKGRLKQRTGREKLTLEQVLLYNPEVILATERLFVRQGLMSPGWQQIQAVQNGKVYLIPDYPLNWFDRPPSMMRFIGVQWLTWKLYPEDFTIDMVEETRKFYHLFFNHNLSEKRVRELLKDESV; translated from the coding sequence GTGAAGACTGTGCTGTCGAGTTTTGTTCTGCTCTTGGTGCTGGCAACCTCCAGTCTTGCTCGTGACATTGTCGATATGGCCGGGAGGGCGGTCACTGTTCCCGACCATATCGAACGGGTTGTTGGTTGCGTGGCTCCGGTCAACTGGATGATCTATGCCGTGGCGCCGATGAAACTCGCGGCATTTACATCCGCACCTTCTCAAACGGATTGGGAAATTTTGGACCCTCGGCTGCATGATCGTCCCGTTATCGGCAGCTTTCTCGGCGGCCAAGGAGTAAATAAGGAGACCTTACTGGCTCTGCGACCGGATGTTGTTGTTTTCTGGGGCTGGGGCAAGTCTCCTGTCGCCCAACGTTGGCTGCAACAGCTGAATCAGTGGCACATCCCAGTGGTATTTGTCGCCATGGATCGACTGGAACAATACCCGGCAACTCTGGAATTTCTCGGTGAGCTGCTCGGCGAGCCAGAGCGTGGAAAAACGTTGGCGAACTATGGGCGCAGTGTGCTTGCTGAAGTTACAGCCACCGTTGCGACAATCCCTGCCTCCCGCGTCAAGAGTGTCTATTATGCACAGGGACCTGATGGTCTTGAAACGGAACCGGAACACTCCTTTCATGCGGAACTCATTCCGTTATCCGGTGGAGTTAATGTGCATAAGGGACGTTTAAAGCAGCGAACGGGGCGGGAAAAATTAACACTTGAGCAGGTGTTGCTTTACAACCCGGAGGTGATTCTGGCGACGGAGCGCCTTTTTGTCCGTCAGGGGCTCATGTCGCCGGGGTGGCAACAAATACAGGCGGTGCAAAATGGCAAGGTTTATCTGATTCCCGATTATCCGCTCAACTGGTTTGATCGACCGCCTTCCATGATGCGTTTTATCGGGGTGCAATGGCTGACATGGAAACTCTACCCTGAGGACTTCACAATCGACATGGTCGAAGAGACACGCAAATTTTATCATCTGTTTTTTAATCACAATCTTTCAGAAAAGAGAGTGCGTGAGCTGCTCAAGGACGAATCTGTATAA
- a CDS encoding nicotinamidase — MVIYPQDTASFDVDPQCGFTPLCPNELPVAEGDTIVNELNAQARFAQLRLVSKDCHPAEAPWVAATPQEILQPVEGDYPDLDVKWPPHCVVGTRGNQLIPGLPTEQDYDLVVEKGNDPVMHPYGACYHDLNEQISTGAIEWLRQNNIQTVLVGGLATDYCVKTTALQLVKSGFTVIVNLAACRGVAEETTASAIDEMRQAGIILIADSRELEAA, encoded by the coding sequence ATGGTGATTTATCCACAAGACACCGCCAGTTTCGATGTCGATCCGCAATGCGGTTTTACGCCGCTGTGCCCCAATGAACTCCCTGTTGCTGAAGGTGATACCATTGTCAATGAACTCAATGCTCAAGCCCGTTTTGCTCAATTACGTCTGGTGAGTAAAGATTGCCACCCTGCCGAAGCTCCTTGGGTCGCCGCAACACCGCAAGAGATTCTCCAGCCGGTCGAAGGAGATTACCCCGACCTGGATGTCAAATGGCCGCCCCATTGCGTGGTTGGAACGCGCGGCAACCAGCTGATTCCAGGTTTGCCGACAGAGCAGGATTACGATTTGGTGGTGGAGAAGGGCAATGATCCTGTCATGCATCCTTACGGGGCCTGTTATCATGACCTCAATGAACAGATCAGTACCGGCGCGATTGAGTGGCTGCGCCAAAATAACATCCAGACCGTGCTGGTTGGTGGATTGGCAACGGATTACTGTGTCAAGACGACGGCACTGCAGTTGGTGAAAAGCGGCTTCACGGTGATCGTTAATCTGGCGGCTTGTCGCGGGGTTGCCGAGGAGACAACGGCATCAGCCATCGATGAGATGCGGCAGGCAGGGATCATTCTCATTGCCGACAGCCGTGAATTGGAGGCGGCATGA
- a CDS encoding sigma-54 dependent transcriptional regulator, giving the protein MDKKCSVLLIDDDEQSCTTLGLLLKKSGYSVQISHSGEEGLTLLAKTPFDIVITDLRLPGMDGLEILKKVKEHNAEINVILITGNSSAESAVTAMKYGAFDYVTKPLNFDKLKVILDKAQEKLQLVAENRFLRQQLRGRYAFDNIIGTSMTMQQVFSRMQKVLHTDSSLLILGESGTGKELVAKAIHFNGPRKDQPFVPINCGAIPTDLLESELFGHIRGSFTGAIANKSGKFEQANGGTIFLDEIGTMPVHLQLKLLRVLQEQEVQPVGSNRNIKLDVRVISATNADLEQMIRDGHFREDLFYRLNVIPITLPPLRQRSEDIALLVRHFLQKSCRYMNRSMMPIESAALQVLENYDWPGNVRELENVIERTVALTDGPQITLQDLPPHITGSRMASISGQDLFTLPEDGVDMPKQIQEIERRWITQAMELNQGVKSRAATMLGINRTTLVEKIKRLGLPL; this is encoded by the coding sequence ATGGACAAAAAATGCTCAGTTCTCTTAATTGATGACGACGAGCAAAGCTGTACAACGCTTGGCTTATTGTTAAAGAAATCGGGATACAGTGTTCAAATCAGTCATTCAGGAGAGGAAGGTCTGACTCTGTTGGCGAAGACACCATTTGACATTGTCATCACGGATCTGCGCTTGCCTGGAATGGATGGACTTGAGATCCTAAAAAAAGTCAAAGAGCATAACGCAGAGATCAATGTCATCCTGATCACGGGCAACTCTTCGGCGGAATCCGCCGTCACCGCCATGAAATATGGGGCTTTCGACTACGTCACGAAACCGCTTAACTTCGACAAGCTCAAGGTGATTCTCGACAAGGCCCAGGAAAAACTGCAACTGGTGGCGGAGAACCGCTTCCTGCGCCAGCAATTACGCGGACGCTATGCGTTTGACAACATCATTGGGACCAGCATGACGATGCAACAGGTGTTTTCCCGCATGCAAAAAGTATTGCATACGGATTCCTCATTGCTGATCCTCGGAGAGTCTGGGACAGGTAAAGAACTCGTCGCAAAAGCAATTCATTTCAACGGCCCACGTAAAGACCAGCCGTTTGTCCCAATCAACTGTGGCGCCATTCCTACGGACCTGCTGGAAAGCGAGCTGTTTGGTCATATCCGCGGTTCATTTACCGGAGCCATCGCCAACAAGTCCGGTAAATTCGAACAAGCCAATGGTGGTACAATTTTCCTTGATGAAATCGGCACCATGCCGGTTCATCTTCAACTGAAGCTACTGCGTGTCCTTCAAGAGCAGGAAGTCCAACCCGTGGGCAGCAATCGCAATATCAAACTGGATGTACGGGTTATTTCAGCGACCAATGCCGATCTGGAACAGATGATCCGTGACGGTCATTTTCGTGAAGACCTGTTTTACCGGCTCAATGTCATTCCCATCACCTTGCCGCCATTACGCCAGCGCAGTGAAGACATCGCCTTACTGGTCCGTCATTTTCTTCAGAAGAGCTGTCGTTATATGAATCGATCCATGATGCCGATCGAAAGTGCGGCCCTTCAAGTGCTGGAAAACTATGATTGGCCCGGCAATGTTCGCGAGCTGGAGAATGTCATTGAGCGTACGGTTGCGTTAACCGACGGCCCGCAGATCACCCTGCAGGACCTGCCTCCACATATCACCGGCAGTCGCATGGCGTCGATATCCGGACAGGATCTTTTTACCCTGCCGGAGGATGGTGTCGATATGCCGAAACAGATTCAGGAAATTGAACGCCGTTGGATTACGCAGGCGATGGAACTCAATCAAGGGGTCAAATCTCGAGCAGCGACCATGTTGGGGATCAACCGGACCACACTGGTCGAAAAGATCAAAAGACTCGGACTGCCGCTCTAG
- the pncB gene encoding nicotinate phosphoribosyltransferase, whose protein sequence is MSPRITDRPLIRSLLDTDLYKITMLQAFFHAPEFRTVSVEWKFACRNDNGFDLTTLRDDLQWQLEQVCLLHFTDEELDYLDEFPFFTHDFIEFLRIFHLDMRFVRFDVIDGQLDIRFRGPLLHVTLLEICALAIISELHTLAHYGGIDFEQARQRLEEKIALLKAPGPMPGFHFADFGTRRRASRDWQEEAVCRLHEALPDYFTGTSNLDLARRYNLMPIGTMAHEWFQAWQAVTRLADAQKAALEGWVREYRGRLGIALTDCYNMDAFIRDFSDPYFGKLYDGLRHDSGPPIEWGEKAIAMYEAMEVDPHSKTLVFSDSLTFERMIEIYQHFNGRIQISFGIGTMLTNDIGQPALNMVIKLVAANGKPVAKISDEPGKSMCEDAGYLRYLASVYDIALDL, encoded by the coding sequence ATGAGCCCACGTATCACTGACCGCCCGCTGATCCGCAGTTTGCTCGACACCGATCTTTATAAAATCACTATGTTGCAGGCGTTTTTTCATGCGCCTGAGTTCCGCACGGTTTCCGTCGAGTGGAAATTCGCCTGCCGCAATGACAATGGTTTTGATCTGACGACATTGCGCGATGATCTGCAGTGGCAACTGGAGCAGGTTTGTTTGCTGCATTTTACCGATGAGGAACTGGATTATCTCGACGAATTTCCTTTTTTTACCCATGATTTCATCGAATTTCTGCGCATTTTTCATCTTGATATGCGTTTTGTTCGTTTTGATGTCATTGATGGTCAACTGGACATCCGCTTTCGAGGGCCTCTGCTGCATGTGACATTGCTGGAGATCTGTGCTCTGGCCATTATCAGTGAGTTGCACACTCTGGCGCATTATGGCGGCATTGATTTCGAACAGGCCCGCCAACGGCTGGAAGAAAAAATAGCTCTGCTCAAGGCCCCCGGACCGATGCCGGGATTCCATTTTGCCGATTTTGGAACCCGCAGACGTGCCAGCCGGGACTGGCAGGAGGAGGCTGTGTGTCGGCTCCATGAAGCACTCCCTGACTATTTTACCGGCACCAGCAACCTTGACCTGGCCCGTCGCTACAATCTCATGCCTATTGGCACCATGGCTCACGAATGGTTTCAGGCCTGGCAGGCCGTAACTCGCCTGGCGGATGCCCAAAAAGCAGCTCTTGAAGGCTGGGTGCGCGAATATCGTGGCCGACTCGGCATTGCCTTGACCGATTGCTACAATATGGATGCGTTTATCCGTGATTTCTCCGACCCATATTTCGGCAAATTATACGACGGTTTGCGTCATGACAGCGGACCGCCGATCGAATGGGGGGAAAAGGCCATTGCCATGTATGAAGCGATGGAAGTCGACCCGCACTCCAAGACGCTGGTGTTCAGCGACAGCCTCACATTTGAGCGGATGATAGAGATCTATCAACACTTTAACGGTCGGATACAGATCTCCTTCGGGATTGGCACGATGCTAACCAACGATATCGGCCAACCCGCATTGAATATGGTGATCAAGCTGGTTGCTGCCAATGGTAAGCCTGTGGCTAAAATCTCCGATGAACCGGGAAAAAGTATGTGTGAAGATGCCGGCTATCTGCGCTATTTGGCCTCCGTGTACGATATCGCTCTTGATCTGTAA